A DNA window from Hevea brasiliensis isolate MT/VB/25A 57/8 chromosome 2, ASM3005281v1, whole genome shotgun sequence contains the following coding sequences:
- the LOC110634761 gene encoding monothiol glutaredoxin-S6, whose amino-acid sequence MDAVTRLVAERPLVIFSKSTCDMCHSIKTLIRGFGANPTVYELDQIPNGQQIERALQQLGCQNVPAVFIGGECVGGDRQVMSLLVKNQLGPLLKRAGAIWVWND is encoded by the coding sequence ATGGATGCAGTGACAAGACTGGTTGCTGAGAGGCCACTGGTGATATTCAGCAAGAGCACCTGTGACATGTGTCACTCCATTAAGACACTGATACGTGGTTTTGGGGCAAATCCTACAGTTTATGAGCTCGATCAAATTCCAAACGGCCAGCAAATTGAAAGAGCATTGCAGCAGCTAGGGTGTCAGAACGTACCAGCTGTGTTCATAGGCGGCGAGTGTGTGGGTGGAGATAGGCAGGTCATGAGCTTACTGGTCAAGAACCAGTTAGGTCCATTGCTGAAGAGGGCTGGAGCCATATGGGTCTGGAACGACTAG